From the genome of Mycoplasmopsis bovis PG45:
TTTTTAGCTAGTAGCATTTGAAACCTTTCTTTGCTTTATTTTTAAGTTTATTTTCTTAAATAGATTTACAATCTTTTTAATAGTTTTAGGTCTTAATAATTGAAGTAAGCACAGTAATGAAACTAAATATGCAAAACTAAAGAAAGCTGACGAATAACCCCTTGGATAAGTCAAAACCGGATTACTACCTAGTCCTAAATACTTAGCAGTATAACTAGTCAGCGTATGAGCTTTTTCTAAATCTAGGTCAAATGAACGTTCTAAAATGGCTTGTGGATACATAAGGGATGAAAATATAAAATTAGTAAATAGTATTGAAAAGAACACTTTTGATATTTCATTTGCATATACATACTTAACTTTTTGGGCTCTTGATAAATTGTCGCACTTCATAAGTTTTGCGTATTTTAGTTCACCTCTAGATATTGCTGCAGCAAAAAGAACTAAATTAAATGGCAATGATCTTCATATTTGATAAATTACATAATAAATTCATATTGAAATTCTTTTGCTTCCTGATGTAAAACTATATTTATCTAAACCAATAAGGTAGAAAAATAAGCCTTTGCTTCCAAAAAATAATGTAAAAGCAATACCTACTGCAAAACCAGAAATAAAGAATTGAGAATAAATTAGTGATAGGATTGCTCTTTTAGTAACTGTCGAAACTATTGAATTAATAATTAAAGCAAACGCTAGTGCTAAAACCATTGAAATACTCGTGCCAGCTAATAATACTATTGTCGAATTAAAGATTGCAGCTTTAAAATTAGGATC
Proteins encoded in this window:
- a CDS encoding sugar ABC transporter permease — encoded protein: MKNNETKRKALSIAQIVLLILPLILCIFFFTISPIIHTFIKSLRYNPNPADLTRYVISTQNYDGILSDPNFKAAIFNSTIVLLAGTSISMVLALAFALIINSIVSTVTKRAILSLIYSQFFISGFAVGIAFTLFFGSKGLFFYLIGLDKYSFTSGSKRISIWIYYVIYQIWRSLPFNLVLFAAAISRGELKYAKLMKCDNLSRAQKVKYVYANEISKVFFSILFTNFIFSSLMYPQAILERSFDLDLEKAHTLTSYTAKYLGLGSNPVLTYPRGYSSAFFSFAYLVSLLCLLQLLRPKTIKKIVNLFKKINLKIKQRKVSNATS